A genome region from Deinococcus sp. KNUC1210 includes the following:
- a CDS encoding penicillin acylase family protein produces MNYAQNWQQFTAALSSYVAPSQNFVYADTAGNIGYYAPGRVPVRTPGWDGSLPVPDDGAHRWTGYIPFAKLPHVFNPTDGLVVTANNKVTPDSYQPFLANNRVWAEPYRAERILQRLDTGSPLTLDDVASTQLDTVSLVWRDLKPYLLKTQPKDDLSRSALGLLGNWDGNETLSSVQASVFEAWLMKLEEMAQDEVPDVRLTSLAVLNQLKTGGALCRNVPAKLESCADELAASLQAAATDLSKRMGNDPAAWNWSKLHSSLSAHGAFGSVSAISWIWNRGIATPGGTNTVDVARPDSGTFHQTHAPSYRQIIDLSDMNRSRFIGTLGQGGNPIGSHYADMQPMWRDGQYIPMSSQPQDWGSTQTLTLNAAH; encoded by the coding sequence CTGAACTACGCCCAGAACTGGCAGCAGTTCACGGCGGCGCTGTCGAGCTACGTCGCGCCCTCGCAGAACTTCGTGTATGCCGATACGGCGGGCAACATCGGCTACTACGCTCCCGGCAGAGTCCCGGTCCGCACGCCCGGCTGGGACGGCAGCCTGCCGGTGCCCGACGACGGCGCCCACCGCTGGACGGGCTACATCCCGTTTGCAAAGCTCCCACACGTCTTCAATCCCACCGACGGGCTGGTCGTGACCGCCAACAACAAGGTCACGCCCGACAGCTATCAGCCCTTCCTGGCCAACAACCGCGTGTGGGCCGAGCCGTACCGCGCCGAGCGCATCCTGCAGCGCCTCGATACCGGCTCTCCCCTCACGCTGGACGATGTGGCGAGTACCCAGCTCGATACCGTGTCGCTGGTCTGGCGCGACCTCAAACCGTACCTGCTCAAGACGCAGCCGAAAGACGACCTGAGCAGGTCAGCACTTGGGCTGCTGGGCAACTGGGACGGCAACGAAACCCTGAGCAGCGTGCAGGCCAGCGTCTTCGAGGCGTGGCTGATGAAGCTGGAGGAAATGGCGCAGGACGAGGTGCCGGACGTGCGCCTGACCTCACTGGCGGTGCTGAATCAGCTCAAGACCGGTGGGGCACTGTGCAGAAACGTTCCGGCCAAGCTGGAGAGCTGCGCCGACGAACTGGCAGCGTCATTGCAGGCCGCCGCCACTGACCTTTCGAAGCGCATGGGCAACGATCCGGCGGCCTGGAACTGGAGCAAACTCCACAGCAGCCTCAGCGCTCACGGCGCGTTTGGCAGTGTCAGTGCGATTTCCTGGATCTGGAACCGGGGCATCGCCACACCCGGAGGCACCAACACCGTCGATGTGGCGCGGCCCGACTCGGGTACCTTCCACCAGACGCACGCGCCCAGCTACCGCCAGATCATCGACCTCTCGGACATGAACCGCAGCCGCTTCATCGGCACGCTCGGTCAGGGCGGGAATCCCATCGGCTCGCATTACGCCGATATGCAGCCGATGTGGCGCGACGGTCAGTACATCCCCATGAGCAGCCAGCCACAGGACTGGGGCAGCACCCAGACGCTGACCCTGAACGCCGCTCACTGA